The stretch of DNA GATGCGTTCGGAGTCGGACAGCGGCTGTTGTGGCTCGTGGTGGAACTTGAAGGTGTCGAATCGGCGCACCGCCTCGTCGATCGTGCCGGCGAACAGCGTGTCCTCCGGAGCGTCCGTGGTGGCGGGCCGTGCGACGAGGAGCCCGAGGACGACCGGGGGGCGGCGCCGATCGGGCTCACCGCGGTCGACGGGACTGCCGGCGAACTTCCGTACGTCGTCGCAGGAACCGTCGTGCCGCAGCCGATGGCAGTTGACGGCCTGCTCGCCCGTGCTCTGGTAGATGACCGATACGTGGCTCACGGTTCCCCGCAGCCTGCCGTTGCCCGACGGCCTGCGGGCCGCCGTCCACACATCTCCTTCGCGGGCGACATCGAAGTGGATGCCGGGGAGCGGAACCTTTTCGCCTTTCTGGAACACGATCTTCACGAGAGCCATGTCGGAGAGGAGATCGAATTGCTGGACCTCGCCCTCCAGACGCCTGCCGTCCGGAAGCCGCAGGAGAACCGGCCGCATGCGCTTCTCTTTGTCATCTCCCAGGCAGTGCGCGGCAGTCAGGGCGAAGTGCCTGGTGAGGCGCACACCGGATCCGATGCGATCGTTGTTCCGGAATATCTGGATCAAGTGCTTCTGGTGCGGCTCGTGATGCGTCATGGGTTCGTTCCCCCGTCCGATCCCAGGAGAGAGCAACTGCCCTGCGGAGGCCGGCCGCTCTTGCGCCGTGAATATGCAATGGTAGCCACCAACGGTTCCAGGGCGGGAGTTACCGCACAAGAAACGTTCTCAGGGCCTGAGTTGAGGAGATCCCTCCGCGTCCGGGCGCCGGAAAGGGCGCCACTTCCACCAAGGTCTTCTTTGTTTCCTCCTTCCGTGCACCTCCTCGCGCAGGATGCCCAGGAGCAGATGGTCGGAATCCTCTGATTCCTTGACGCGCTCCGCGAATTCCCGCCACAGCGGGTCCATTTGGCTCACCCGGGGATTGGTCCCCTCCTGGTTGTCCCAGTCGTGCCACGCGTCGATCCACGCCCGCATCGCCTGGAAGGCGGCCCAGTGCGCGTCGAGGACCGGAGTCGTGGCGTAGATCTCCAGCCGGGCCGCGAGGACATGGACGTCGCTCACCGCCGCACCGGTGCCGTCCGGCCAGTCTCCCGTATCCGACAACTGCTTACGCAGGGCGCCGACTCGGTGCACGGCGATCATGGCCTCTTCGTAGACGTCCATGCACCGCGACCACACGCGGTTCTCGCGCTCGCGCTTGTCCGTCGCGTGCTGGGTGAGCCAGGCGCCGGAGAAGGACGCGATGGCGCCCATGGTCATGCCGGTGATCGCCGCTTCGGCCGGATTGAGTCCCACCCCGCCAGCATGAGGGGTCGGCCCCGGCGGCGCGGCGCGGTTGCGGCCGGATCTTCTGCTGGGGGTAGGCCCGCACGGCACCCTTGTTATACGTTCCGTCCAACAAGCCTCGGCCGCGAGATCCTTTACGCGTCAACTCCGGTCGGCGGAAGTCGAGTCGGAGGACGATGAGCAGTGGCCGACCATGACCTGACGGGCTTCACGCGGAGCCGGTTCACGCACGAGGGCACCACCCGCAAGGTCCTGCGGCGCGGGGAAGGCCCCGCCGTCATCGTGATCGCGGAGATACCGGGCATCACGCCCAAGGTCCTCGCGTTCGCCGAGAAAGTGGCCGCCATCGGATGCACCGCTGTGCTCCCCGTCCTCTTCGGGACCCCGGGCCGGGACGCCCATCCCCGGGCCCACGGCTCGCTGAAGTCCGGTCTCTACACGGCGTCGTCCATGCTGAAGGTGTGCGTGAGCCGGGAGTTCACCCTGCTCGCCACCGGCCGCAGCTCGCGCGTCGTGACCTGGCTGCGCGCCCTGGCCGCGCACGAGCACAAGCGCTGCGGCGGCCCCGGCGTGGGGGCCGTCGGCATGTGCCTCACCGGTGGCTTCGCCCTGGCGATGGCCACGGACGACCGGCTGCTCGCCCCCGTCCTCTCCCAGCCCTCGCTCCCGCTGGCCGTCAACGCCCGCCGTGCGGGCACCATCGACATCTCGGACGAGGAACTCGCCGTCGTCAAGGGCCGCTGCGAGCGGGACGGGCTGCGGGTCCTCGGGACGCGGTTCAGCGGCGACCGGCTGGTCCCCGGCGACCGGTTCGCCTTCCTGCGCCACCGGCTCGGCGACGCCTTCACCGCCGTCGAACTCGACGACAGCGACGCGAGCCCCGAGGGCGTTCTGCCGCCGCACTCCGTCCTGACCGAGCACCTCATCGACGAACCGGGTCAGCCGACGAGGGCCGCGCTCGACGAGGTCCTCGACCTCTTCCGTACGCGGCTGCTTCAGGAGACCGGCGGCTCGGCGGCCCCATAGCCGCGCGCCCGTACCGCTCGGGGCGTCGCCCCCCACCAGCGCCGGCAGCAGCGGTTCAGGGCCGACTGCTCGGAGAGGCCGAGAAGCAGGGCGACCTGGCCAAGCGGGAGGTCGGTGCCGGTGAGATAGCGCCGTGCCGCCCCGCGCCGTTCCTCGTCGACGACCTCGGCGAACGTCGTGCCCGCGGCGCGCAACCGGCGCTGCAGGGTCCGCGGATGGACGTTCAGGAGGTGCGCCACGGTCCCGATCCCGGGCGGCGATGTGCCGAGCGAACGCCCGACGACGGCGCGCACACCGGTGACGATGTCCGAACGCTCGCTGGGCAGTTGCTCGTCGAGGTAGGCAAGCGCCAGGCGGCGCAGATGCGCGTTGCCGCCATCGAGCGGCCGGTCGGCCAGGCTGAGCGGGACCCGCAGCAGCGCCGCCGGGCGGTCCGCCTTCACCGGTACGCCGAAGAAGTCCTCGTACACCGAGAGCGGGGACAGGAGCGGATGCGGCAGCTCGACCGAGCCGAGGCCGTACGGACCGACCAGGTAGACGATGGCCCGGTGCATGAACCCCAGGGAGAGGTCGATGCCCTGCGGCGGTGCCTCGACCCCCTCGCGCACGCCGTAGCGCAGGGCGGCCACCCCGGGAGTGCCGTACGGGTCGGGCTCCAGGCTCAGACTCAGCGAGCGCGCGTGGACGAACAGATAGCGCGTCGTGCACTCCAGGGCGTCCCCGAGGGTGTCGGAGTTCTGGATGGCGAGAGCGAGAGCGCCGAGCATGCCCAAGTCCTGCCGGGCCGCGATGCGCAGGCCGAGATCAGGACAGCCAAGATCCTCGGCGGCCAGCTCCAGTACCGTGGCCATCGCCTCCTCGGGCACCAGGAGGTCGTCCCCGTCGAGCGCGCCCGTGGGAACGCCGGCCTGCCGCGCGTACGCCTCGGCGTCGCCGCCGAGCTCCGCCACCGTGGCGCGGAAACCACGCAGCCCCGCAGATCTGATCACGGACATGTCGTCCAGGGTCAAAGATCTGTCGTCCCAGGTCAATTCCTGCCGGGTGTGCTTCCGGACACTGAAGGAATGACGTACTCCGCAGACTCAAGGACCGAAGGCCCGGAAGGCGCCGCCGACGCCCCGGCCGAGCACATCGACGTCGTGATCGTGGGCGCCGGGCTCTCCGGCGTCGGCGCCGCCTACCGGCTGCAGACCGAGTGCCCCGAGCGTTCGTACGCGATCATCGAGGCGAGGCAGTCCATGGGCGGGACGTGGGACCTGTTCCGCTACCCGGGTGTGCGCTCGGACTCCGACATGTTCACCCTCGGCTACGCCTTCAAGCCCTGGCGCGACTCGAAGGTGCTCGCCGACGGCCGGTCCATCCTGAGCTACATCAAGGAGACGGCGGCGGAGTTCGGCATCGACCACCGGATCCGCTACGGGACCAAGGTCGTCGGCGCCGACTGGTCCACCGTCACGGCGCGCTGGACGGTGACCCTTGAGCGCACCGCCGAGGACGGCAGCCGCACCCTGACCACCGTCACCTGCGACTTCCTGTACTCCTGCGCGGGCTACTACAACTACGACCAGGGCCACGCCCCCGAGTTCGCGGGCGCCGACTCCTTCACCGGCACGGTCGTGCACCCCCAGTTCTGGCCCGAGGACCTGGACCACGCGGGCAAGCGCGTGGTCGTCATCGGCAGCGGAGCCACCGCCGTCACGCTGGTGCCCGCGATGGCACAGAGCGCCGCGCACGTCACCATGCTGCAGCGCAGCCCGACCTGGATCGGCTCGCTGCCCTCGCGCGACAGGCTGGCCGACGGCATCCGCGCCGTACTGCCCCCGCGCGTCGCCCACCGGGTCGTGCGGACGAAGAACATCCTCTTCACCATCGGCCTCTACCAGTTCTGCCGCCGCAGCCCGAAGGCGGCACGGCGGCTGCTCACCGGCCTGAACAAGCGCATCGTCAAGGACGACCAACTGGTCGCCGACCACCTCACGCCGTCCTACGATCCCTGGGACCAGCGGCTGTGCGCGGTGCCCGACGCCGACCTGTTCGAGGCACTGAAGACGGGCGATGCCGAGATCGTCACCGACCACATCGACCGCTTCGTCCCCGAGGGCATCCGGCTCAAGTCCGGCCGCGTCCTGGAGGCCGACGTGGTCGTGACCGCCACCGGACTCCAACTCCTCGCCTTCGGCGGCATCACCCCGCGCGTCGACGGCCAACAGGTGCGACTGAACAAGCAGTTCGTGTGGCGCGGCGCGATGATGACCGGCGTACCGAACTTCGCCGTGTGCATCGGCTACACCAACGCCTCCTGGACGCTGCGCGCCGACCTCACATCCCGCCTCGTGTGCAAGGTGCTCAACCACATGCGCGAGAACGACTACGCGGCGGTGGAGCCGAGGCCGATGACCACCCTCGACGAACGCCCGCTGCTCGACCTCGCCTCCGGATACGTCCAGCGCTCCATCGACGCCTTCCCCCGGCAGGGCGACCGAGGCCCCTGGAAAGTCCGGCAGAACTACGTGCTCGACGCCGCGTCGACGATGCGGACCAACTTGCGCAAGACGCTCGCGCCCACGCCGCTGTCCGCCGTGCGCAGGGCCCGCGCGGCGGCGGCCGGGCAACCTGTGGGCGCCGGGCGGGAAGCAGCACGCGAAAAGAGTTGGCGCTCCGCCTGAGCCCGAAGCTAGGGTTCCTTCTGTTCGTCCGGCAGCCGGTTGGCTGCCGGTGCCGGTTGAGTGTGTTCCAGGAGGTGTGACCGATGGCTGTCGTTGAGATGGGCGCTGCCCGCATCGAGAAGTCCGTTCATTCCACCTCCGTGGCCACCGGCTGACCTTCCTCTCTTCCGCGCGCCAGTGTGCGCGTGCGCCGGGGCCACCCTTGTGAAGGGTCACCCCTTGTCTTCCTCTGCGACTCCGCAGGCTTCTTCTCCGCAGTCCTCTTCTCCGTCCTCGCACCCTCTTACGCCCTACGGCTGGGACGAGAACTGGGAAGCCGAGTTCACCCCGTACGCGGCGCAGGGCCTGCTGCCCGGCCGTGTCCTGCGCGTCGACCGCGGCCAGTGCGACCTCGCCACCCCCGCCGGCACGGTCCGTGCCGACACCGAGTTCGTCGTGCCCCGCGACCCGATGAAGGTCGTGTGCACGGGGGACTGGGCCGCCGTCGACCCTGACGGCAGCGATCCGCGCTATGTCCGTACGCTGCTGCCGCGCCGCACGGCCTTCGTGCGCTCCACTTCCTCGAAGCGGTCCGAGGGGCAGATCCTCGCGGCCAACGTCGACCACGCGATCATCGCGGTCTCGCTCGCCGTCGAGCTCGACCTCGGCCGGATCGAACGGTTCCTCGCCCTGGCCTGGGAGTCCGGGGCCCAGCCGCTGGTGGTCCTCACCAAGGCCGACCTGGTCCCGGACGCCACGGGCCTGTCCTACCTTGTCGAGGACGTCGAGACGTCGTCCCCCGGCGTCCAGGTGCTCCCGGTCAGCGCCACGACCGGGGAAGGCGTCGACATCCTGTGCGCCGTCGTCGCCGGGGGCACGTCCGTCCTGCTCGGCCAGTCCGGAGCGGGCAAGTCGACGCTGGCCAACGCGCTGGTCGGCGAGGACGTCATGCACGTCAACGCCGCCCGCGACGTGGACGGCAAGGGCCGCCACACCACGACGACCCGCAACCTCCTCGTGCTCCCCGCCGGTGGCGTCCTCATCGATACGCCGGGACTGCGGGGTGTCGGCCTCTTCGACGCGGGGACGGGCGTCGGCCAGGTCTTCTCCGAGATCGAGGAGCTGGCGGCCGACTGCCGCTTCCACGACTGCGCCCACACCGCCGAGCCCGGCTGTGCGGTACTCGCGGCCGTGGAGGACGGCACGCTCCCGGACCGCCGTCTCGCCAGCTACCGCAAGCTGATCCGCGAGAACCAGCGCATCGTCGCCAAGACGGACGCGAAGCTCCGGGCGGACATGCGCCGCATGTGGAAACTGCGGGGCGCGGAGGGCAAGGCGGCGATGGAGGCGAAGCGGGGGCGCGTCCGCTAAGGGGAGCGTCCGCTAAGGGGGAGCGGCGCGGTGCGGGGACGCTTCGGGCGCCCTCGCACCGCGCCGCGCATCCCGCGAGTACTCCTGAGCCGGAGCAGCTGCGGTGAACTTCGTGCCCGCGCTCCGGGCGGCGCTCTGCCGCCCCCAACGCGGTGTCCGAATTCCGCGAGCCGAAGTGCGCTCGACGTCGCACACTGGAAGACGTGATCGATGAAGAGACCAGGTACGAGGCGGTTCGCAGCCGCGACGCCCGCTTCGACGGGGAGTTCTTCTTCGCCGTCGAGACCACCGGCATCTACTGCCGGCCCAGCTGCCCCGCCGTCACCCCGAAGCGCCAGAACGTCCGCTACTACACCACCGCGGCCGCAGCCCAGGGCTCCGGATTCCGGGCCTGCCGACGCTGCCGCCCGGACGCCGTGCCGGGGTCCGCGGAGTGGAACGTACGCGCGGACGTCGTAGGGCGCGCCATGCGCATGATCGGTGACGGTGTCGTCGACCGCGAGGGCGTCTCCGGTCTCGCCGTGCGGCTCGGCTACAGCTCCCGGCAGGTCC from Streptomyces sp. BA2 encodes:
- a CDS encoding S1 family peptidase, translating into MTHHEPHQKHLIQIFRNNDRIGSGVRLTRHFALTAAHCLGDDKEKRMRPVLLRLPDGRRLEGEVQQFDLLSDMALVKIVFQKGEKVPLPGIHFDVAREGDVWTAARRPSGNGRLRGTVSHVSVIYQSTGEQAVNCHRLRHDGSCDDVRKFAGSPVDRGEPDRRRPPVVLGLLVARPATTDAPEDTLFAGTIDEAVRRFDTFKFHHEPQQPLSDSERIYEVRQDHEAEALARKDRTVPAGLAAVTSYVNLRWHRPRP
- a CDS encoding dienelactone hydrolase family protein → MADHDLTGFTRSRFTHEGTTRKVLRRGEGPAVIVIAEIPGITPKVLAFAEKVAAIGCTAVLPVLFGTPGRDAHPRAHGSLKSGLYTASSMLKVCVSREFTLLATGRSSRVVTWLRALAAHEHKRCGGPGVGAVGMCLTGGFALAMATDDRLLAPVLSQPSLPLAVNARRAGTIDISDEELAVVKGRCERDGLRVLGTRFSGDRLVPGDRFAFLRHRLGDAFTAVELDDSDASPEGVLPPHSVLTEHLIDEPGQPTRAALDEVLDLFRTRLLQETGGSAAP
- a CDS encoding AraC family transcriptional regulator, coding for MSVIRSAGLRGFRATVAELGGDAEAYARQAGVPTGALDGDDLLVPEEAMATVLELAAEDLGCPDLGLRIAARQDLGMLGALALAIQNSDTLGDALECTTRYLFVHARSLSLSLEPDPYGTPGVAALRYGVREGVEAPPQGIDLSLGFMHRAIVYLVGPYGLGSVELPHPLLSPLSVYEDFFGVPVKADRPAALLRVPLSLADRPLDGGNAHLRRLALAYLDEQLPSERSDIVTGVRAVVGRSLGTSPPGIGTVAHLLNVHPRTLQRRLRAAGTTFAEVVDEERRGAARRYLTGTDLPLGQVALLLGLSEQSALNRCCRRWWGATPRAVRARGYGAAEPPVS
- a CDS encoding flavin-containing monooxygenase, whose amino-acid sequence is MTYSADSRTEGPEGAADAPAEHIDVVIVGAGLSGVGAAYRLQTECPERSYAIIEARQSMGGTWDLFRYPGVRSDSDMFTLGYAFKPWRDSKVLADGRSILSYIKETAAEFGIDHRIRYGTKVVGADWSTVTARWTVTLERTAEDGSRTLTTVTCDFLYSCAGYYNYDQGHAPEFAGADSFTGTVVHPQFWPEDLDHAGKRVVVIGSGATAVTLVPAMAQSAAHVTMLQRSPTWIGSLPSRDRLADGIRAVLPPRVAHRVVRTKNILFTIGLYQFCRRSPKAARRLLTGLNKRIVKDDQLVADHLTPSYDPWDQRLCAVPDADLFEALKTGDAEIVTDHIDRFVPEGIRLKSGRVLEADVVVTATGLQLLAFGGITPRVDGQQVRLNKQFVWRGAMMTGVPNFAVCIGYTNASWTLRADLTSRLVCKVLNHMRENDYAAVEPRPMTTLDERPLLDLASGYVQRSIDAFPRQGDRGPWKVRQNYVLDAASTMRTNLRKTLAPTPLSAVRRARAAAAGQPVGAGREAAREKSWRSA
- the rsgA gene encoding ribosome small subunit-dependent GTPase A — protein: MSSSATPQASSPQSSSPSSHPLTPYGWDENWEAEFTPYAAQGLLPGRVLRVDRGQCDLATPAGTVRADTEFVVPRDPMKVVCTGDWAAVDPDGSDPRYVRTLLPRRTAFVRSTSSKRSEGQILAANVDHAIIAVSLAVELDLGRIERFLALAWESGAQPLVVLTKADLVPDATGLSYLVEDVETSSPGVQVLPVSATTGEGVDILCAVVAGGTSVLLGQSGAGKSTLANALVGEDVMHVNAARDVDGKGRHTTTTRNLLVLPAGGVLIDTPGLRGVGLFDAGTGVGQVFSEIEELAADCRFHDCAHTAEPGCAVLAAVEDGTLPDRRLASYRKLIRENQRIVAKTDAKLRADMRRMWKLRGAEGKAAMEAKRGRVR